From a single Apium graveolens cultivar Ventura chromosome 2, ASM990537v1, whole genome shotgun sequence genomic region:
- the LOC141689700 gene encoding uncharacterized protein LOC141689700 — translation MAWNIDVKTTTIANCFRHCKIRSEENDEQELGEINEGVEGLNEVISNLRYRNVMDVEHLLNYPNENDAVMESPTDEEIIESVMSTDEGTDPEPDDSNVIPSVSSKEAFQALTTLNNYLLQHEQNIPGVIFALHKVKDEINFGFKLQ, via the coding sequence ATGGCTTGGAATATTGATGTGAAAACAACCACAATTGCAAATTGTTTTCGGCATTGCAAGATTCGTTcagaagaaaatgatgaacaaGAACTTGGAGAAATAAATGAAGGTGTCGAAGGATTAAATGAAGTTATCTCTAATTTACGATATAGGAATGTGATGGATGTCGAGCATCTCTTAAACTATCCAAACGAGAATGATGCGGTTATGGAATCACCTACGGATGAAGAAATCATTGAGTCGGTAATGAGCACTGATGAAGGGACTGATCCTGAACCCGACGATAGCAATGTCATCCCAAGCGTGTCATCAAAGGAAGCATTTCAAGCACTCACCACTTTGAACAATTACTTGTTACAACACGAGCAAAACATACCAGGAGTTATTTTTGCTTTACATAAAGTCAAGGACGAGATTAATTTTGGCTTTAAGCTACAATAG